In Fulvia fulva chromosome 10, complete sequence, a single window of DNA contains:
- a CDS encoding Cell division control protein 18, with protein MPATVLGKRTRSAAAAASTKPSTEETDRRVTAAVSCTSNASTATRSKRRIAINEPNDENENPFIKHKDAEDEGEEDVETRPTKKTRSSGRTAPAKHGVPESRVEQSPAKVESHFKVSKAAAIGVYQDGKSDQENVEPQTPRHRDQLSKKVPVTPRHRVLIAGSQVTPRTPKTPHTPSIANSVYNQARQLFSRCSNPGRLVGRESERADISSFIKHAVESKTTGCLYVSGPPGTGKSAMLDEVIQEHTKDSQIPVAVVNCMSVRNTKDLSQKLSEDLNIKENAGLEHLRSCFVRGKARDSQKYLVVLDEVDQLVDLDLELLYSLFEWSMHNTSRLILIGIANALDLTDRFLPRLKSRNLKPELLPFMPYSAAQIADVVTSKLKTLNSEDSQNVPFLHPAAIQFCAKKVAAQTGDLRKAFDICKRAIDLVDRETRERDAKAILENSPSKTPLMENINLSSPAKSPAKDQPKYTVETAPKATIAHMARVTALAFSNGATQRLGGLNLQQKAVLCALAALERRKRETQVEKTMFATPSKTNNSSAPSVKQLFEAYSGLCKHENLFHALSSLEFRDVVSGLETLSLVSGVDGKNGSFAVPITPSRTPGRKPKGAFGGAAIGDERRIASAVSVKELSGALEGPGGDLLKEMLEGNGL; from the coding sequence ATGCCTGCCACAGTTCTGGGCAAGAGAACTCGAAGCGCCGCTGCTGCAGCAAGCACGAAGCCTTCGACAGAGGAAACGGACAGGCGCGTCACAGCTGCAGTATCATGCACAAGCAATGCATCCACAGCAACACGATCAAAGCGACGGATAGCGATCAATGAGCCAAATGATGAGAACGAGAACCCATTCATCAAGCACAAAGATGCCGAGGATGAGGGCGAAGAGGACGTTGAAACGAGGCCCACGAAGAAGACGCGATCATCGGGAAGGACTGCACCTGCTAAGCATGGCGTGCCCGAATCTCGTGTCGAGCAGTCTCCTGCCAAAGTTGAATCACACTTCAAAGTTTCCAAGGCTGCGGCGATCGGCGTGTACCAGGACGGCAAGAGCGACCAAGAAAACGTGGAACCTCAAACACCAAGGCATCGCGATCAGCTGTCGAAGAAGGTGCCCGTCACACCCCGGCACAGAGTCCTCATTGCCGGTAGCCAAGTCACACCACGAACGCCGAAGACACCACACACCCCATCTATCGCCAACTCTGTCTACAATCAAGCACGACAGCTTTTCTCGAGATGCTCAAATCCTGGACGATTGGTTGGCCGCGAAAGCGAGCGGGCAGATATCTCGAGCTTCATCAAGCATGCGGTCGAATCGAAAACGACAGGATGCCTGTACGTGTCAGGACCACCAGGCACAGGCAAGAGTGCGATGCTGGACGAGGTGATTCAAGAGCACACCAAAGACAGCCAGATTCCCGTTGCGGTGGTTAACTGCATGAGCGTACGAAACACAAAAGACTTGAGCCAAAAGCTGTCAGAAGACCTGAACATCAAGGAGAACGCGGGCCTCGAGCACCTCCGATCATGCTTCGTCCGAGGCAAGGCACGAGACAGCCAGAAATATCTGGTGGTTCTGGACGAGGTGGACCAGCTTGTGGATCTGGACCTTGAGCTTCTGTACAGCCTCTTCGAGTGGTCGATGCACAACACATCTCGACTCATCCTGATCGGTATCGCAAACGCTTTGGACTTGACAGACCGCTTCCTGCCACGGCTGAAGTCTCGCAACCTGAAGCCAGAGCTTCTCCCCTTCATGCCATACAGCGCAGCGCAAATTGCAGACGTGGTGACTTCAAAGCTCAAGACTCTGAACTCGGAAGACTCGCAGAACGTACCATTCTTGCACCCAGCAGCGATTCAATTCTGCGCGAAGAAGGTTGCAGCACAGACTGGAGATCTCCGCAAAGCATTTGACATCTGCAAAAGAGCGATTGATCTGGTGGACCGCGAGACTCGCGAAAGGGATGCAAAGGCTATTCTGGAGAACAGTCCATCGAAGACACCGCTGATGGAGAATATCAACCTCTCATCGCCAGCAAAATCGCCAGCAAAGGATCAGCCCAAGTACACTGTCGAGACTGCGCCAAAGGCGACTATTGCACACATGGCACGAGTGACGGCATTGGCATTCAGCAATGGCGCAACACAACGACTCGGCGGACTCAACCTGCAGCAGAAAGCAGTTCTCTGCGCTTTGGCAGCTCTGGAGAGACGCAAAAGAGAGACTCAAGTCGAGAAGACGATGTTCGCTACACCGTCGAAGACAAACAACAGCAGTGCACCATCTGTCAAACAGCTCTTCGAAGCCTACAGCGGTCTCTGCAAACACGAGAACCTCTTTCACGCTCTCTCGAGCCTGGAATTTCGTGACGTCGTCTCTGGACTGGAGACTCTGAGCTTGGTCTCTGGCGTCGATGGAAAGAACGGCAGCTTCGCTGTCCCCATTACACCTTCGAGAACACCTGGCAGGAAGCCGAAGGGTGCCTTCGGCGGTGCTGCTATTGGTGATGAGAGAAGGATTGCAAGTGCAGTCAGTGTTAAGGAGCTTTCTGGTGCGCTCGAGGGCCCCGGTGGAGATCTGCTCAAGGAGATGTTGGAGGGCAATGGATTGTGA
- a CDS encoding Geranylgeranyl transferase type-1 subunit beta: protein MSAGRNEAACLDKPRHVKYWTRCLKTLLPHHYTGNESNRMYLAFFIISALDLLDSWHSMTNEQERKDYVDWIYHCQHPKGGFRMWPGTDFGVLANEDNARWDPANVPATYFALSALLVVGDDLKRVKRRETLDWLRQMQRDDGSFGETLVHGVVEGGMDPRFGYCATGARRILRGDIEDGPLTIDGVVVEDIDVDKHVKCVQLAESFDGGLADQPFHEPHAGYTFCSLGCLKFIGRLRTSGEDDRSRPTGPSDLNLTLSWLVNRQTDLLDPDAEDEDITESAALQDGMEEKPKLISDPDTPIHQSPDKSTVDPADVMTPFGPVTLEAGMNGRTNKVADTCYAWWTCGALHMLDQPTLYNKELIENYLLGKTQHSALGGFGKYPGDLPDLYHSYLGLAALGLGNVDGIKAVCGTMCISKEASARVHSLWGDPEQ, encoded by the exons ATGAGCGCTGGGCGCAATGAGGCGGCTTGCCTGGACAAG CCAAGGCATGTCAAGTACTGGACGAGATGCCTGAAGACATTGCTGCCACACCATTATACTGGCAATGAGAGCAATCGAATGTATCTGGCCTTTTTCATAATTTCGGCTTTGGACCTTCTGGACTCATGGCATTCTATGACCAACGAACAAGAACGAAAGGACTATGTAGACTGGATCTACCATTGTCAACATCCCAAGGGCGGTTTCCGCATGTGGCCCGGAACTGACTTCGGCGTACTGGCTAACGAGGACAACGCCAGATGGGATCCTGCGAATGTGCCAGCAACATACTTTGCTTTGTCAGCACTGTTGGTCGTGGGCGATGATCTCAAACGCGTCAAGCGGAGAGAGACGCTGGACTGGTTGCGGCAGATGCAGCGGGACGACGGATCTTTTGGTGAGACGCTCGTGCATGGAGTAGTAGAGGGTGGCATGGACCCACGCTTTGGCTATTGTGCTACTGGTGCAAGGCGCATTCTGCGTGGCGATATCGAAGATGGTCCACTAACCATTGACGGCGTTGTTGTTGAGGACATCGATGTGGACAAGCACGTCAAGTGTGTTCAGCTCGCAGAG AGCTTTGACGGTGGTCTCGCGGATCAGCCCTTTCACGAACCACATGCAGGCTACACCTTCTGCTCCTTAGGCTGTCTGAAGTTCATCGGCCGTTTAAGAACATCGGGAGAGGATGACAGGTCAAGACCGACTGGACCTTCGGATCTGAACTTGACGTTGAGCTGGCTTGTCAATCGGCAAACGGATCTCCTTGACCCTGATGCGGAAGACGAAGATATCACTGAGAGTGCAGCATTGCAAGACGGCATGGAAGAGAAGCCAAAGTTGATCTCTGACCCTGATACCCCGATCCACCAAAGTCCTGACAAGTCAACCGTCGACCCTGCAGATGTTATGACACCCTTCGGGCCAGTGACCCTGGAAGCTGGCATGAACGGCCGCACAAACAAAGTAGCAGACACTTGCTACGCCTGGTGGACCTGCGGCGCGTTACACATGCTGGATCAGCCCACCTTATACAACAAAGAGCTCATCGAAAACTACCTGCTTGGTAAGACCCAGCACTCTGCTCTCGGTGGCTTCGGCAAGTACCCCGGCGATCTACCAGATCTCTACCACAGCTACCTAGGTCTAGCAGCGCTAGGTCTAGGGAATGTCGATGGCATCAAGGCTGTGTGCGGAACAATGTGCATTAGCAAAGAAGCAAGTGCTAGAGTGCATAGCCTGTGGGGGGACCCCGAACAATGA
- a CDS encoding Epoxide hydrolase srdG has protein sequence MPYSTKAMKKLEHRSLITAPNNLTYSYYLSPNFSQKLSKDVPTLMFVHGYPDDAYMWAGAIPTFLEMPYPFLVLDLLGFGHSSKPVETKNYNYKAMADSISQILDKEKVPNSVIPIGHDWGSATSQRFYLYHKSRCIGLSLLSLAYQVPSPTAFDLATANADTTKRFGYPQWEYWNFFTAPNAAELMRHNMERFFEVNHGNFPSPNKETDNSPKSGPLATKGDEPGRDIWMREMFDTGDGTVEGNAMYQYVTQTGAWKGRIVELKEYAKNDPSIFERFRERMSRDGFEGPVQYYHSLKNNTMLEDERALCEKEENKKIEVPLLYIGQTGDWVCRVDLMGDAVQQGLVGDLEERVVDAGHWCLYEKPEEIAANIKEWLERRFPVKK, from the exons ATGCCTTACTCAACGAAAGCAATGAAGAAGCTGGAGCACAGATCCCTCATCACAGCACCGAACAACTTGACATATTCGTACTACCTCTCCCCCAACTTCTCCCAGAAGCTATCCAAAGATGTCCCCACCCTCATGTTCGTCCACGGCTATCCAGATGACGCCTACATGTGGGCAGGCGCCATCCCTACCTTCCTCGAAATGCCCTACCCATTCCTCGTGCTGGACCTGCTAGGTTTCGGCCACAGCTCTAAACCCGTCGAGACGAAGAATTACAACTACAAAGCCATGGCAGACTCCATATCGCAAATCCTCGATAAGGAGAAAGTGCCGAATAGTGTTATTCCTATCG GCCACGACTGGGGCAGCGCAACCTCCCAACGCTTCTACCTCTACCACAAATCCCGCTGCATCGgcctctccctcctctcccTAGCCTACCAAGTCCCCTCCCCCACCGCCTTCGACCTCGCAACAGCCAACGCCGACACCACGAAACGCTTCGGGTACCCGCAATGGGAGTACTGGAACTTCTTCACAGCACCGAACGCCGCTGAACTAATGCGGCATAACATGGAGCGcttcttcgaagtcaaccaCGGAAACTTCCCCTCGCCGAACAAGGAGACTGACAATAGCCCGAAATCGGGCCCGCTCGCGACGAAGGGAGATGAGCCGGGGAGGGATATTTGGATGAGGGAGATGTTTGATACGGGGGATGGGACGGTGGAGGGGAATGCGATGTATCAGTACGTCACGCAGACGGGTGCGTGGAAAGGGAGGATTGTGGAGTTGAAGGAGTATGCGAAGAATGACCCATCCATCTTTGAGAGGTTCCGGGAGAGGATGAGTCGCGATGGGTTCGAAGGTCCGGTGCAGTATTATCACAGTCTGAAGAATAATACTATGCTGGAGGATGAGAGGGCGTTGTGTGAGAAGGAGGAGAACAAGAAGATTGAGGTGCCGTTGCTTTATATTGGGCAGACGGGGGACTGGGTTTGTAGGGTTGATTTGATGGGTGACGCGGTGCAGCAGGGACTTGTGGGGGATTTGGAGGAGAGGGTGGTGGATGCGGGGCATTGGTGTTTGTATGAGAAGCCGGAGGAGATTGCGGCGAATATTAAGGAGTGGCTTGAAAGAAGATTTCCCGTGAAGAAGTAG